A genome region from Fusarium musae strain F31 chromosome 5, whole genome shotgun sequence includes the following:
- a CDS encoding hypothetical protein (EggNog:ENOG41) → MVLAHALQVSGIDYVLVEQRSQIPPDPAYGLFLWPHIMRIFHQLGIIEAVTAVAQPMVEAVHRSIDGSVIHRSRGFEELGALGDFASALMSKLENKDQRVKTNKRLTNVIHRDNGVTVEFADGTTEDGSIIIGCDGVWSSVRDQMKAKAPKGLFDENPNPFQALHAGVFAKALCPKELEHGRNINVYQEGSHVQVFTGLKEAQIIVYHRIPTSRTKTFFGQNDAEEAAKPWMDVPVGDGITFGDLWRNKIAGGSANFDEGVLPWWHWGRMVLVGDAAHKMNPIRGAGACCGIEDAIALINGLSRLLHSDANPSDRKLRQAFLAYQYEREAAAKLWNDISALNLELCIGANQPALKAQGVADYRTIPLVADGPILQNIPFDEKKGFVPWTRKIRKFSDKPKARL, encoded by the exons ATGGTCTTGGCTCACGCGCTACAGGTCTCTGGCATCGACTACGTCCTCGTTGAGCAGCGCTCCCAAATTCCCCCTGATCCTGCTTACGGGTTATTTTTGTGGCCTCATATTATGAGAATCTTTCATCAATTAGGCATTATTGAAGCCGTCACAGCTGTCGCGCAGCCTATGGTTGAAGCGGTTCATAGATCAATTGACGGCAGTGTCATTCATCGCTCCAGAGGTTTTGAAGAGCTCGGCGCATT AGGTGATTTTGCCTCAGCGCTGATGAGCAAGCTTGAAAACAAGGACCAACGCGTCAAGACAAACAAGCGCCTCACCAACGTCATACACCGCGACAATGGTGTAACAGTCGAATTCGCAGACGGTACCACAGAAGATGGATCCATCATTATTGGCTGCGACGGTGTCTGGAGTAGTGTCCGCGACCAAATGAAAGCTAAGGCACCAAAAGGTCTTTTCGACGAGAACCCCAACCCATTTCAAGCCCTCCACGCCGGCGTATTCGCTAAAGCTCTCTGCCCCAAGGAACTCGAGCATGGAAGAAATATCAATGTGTACCAGGAAGGGTCTCACGTTCAGGTCTTTACTGGTCTGAAAGAAGCCCAGATTATTGTGTATCATCGCATTCCGACTTCGAGAACGAAAACGTTCTTTGGGCAGAATGACGCTGAAGAGGCGGCGAAGCCTTGGATGGATGTTCCGGTTGGAGATGGAATTACATTCGGTGATTTATGGAGGAATAAGATTGCTGGAGGTAGTGCCAACTTTGATGAGGGTGTTTTGCCATGGTGGCATTGGGGACGCATGGTTCTTGTCGGTGATGCTGCTCATAAA ATGAACCCCATCAGAGGTGCAGGAGCATGCTGCGGCATCGAAGACGCCATCGCCTTGATCAATGGCCTCAGTCGGCTCCTTCACTCAGACGCCAACCCATCAGACCGCAAGCTCCGTCAAGCTTTCCTCGCATATCAGTACGAGCGAGAAGCTGCCGCGAAGCTATGGAATGACATTTCAGCACTGAACCTGGAGCTCTGCATCGGTGCTAATCAGCCTGCACTAAAAGCTCAAGGCGTTGCTGATTACAGAACTATTCCTCTCGTTGCTGACGGACCTATCTTGCAGAACATTCCgtttgacgagaagaagggtttCGTGCCATGGACGAGAAAGATTCGCAAGTTTAGTGATAAGCCTAAAGCGCGCCTGTAG